The following coding sequences lie in one Kribbella sp. NBC_00709 genomic window:
- a CDS encoding M4 family metallopeptidase: MRRLTSAGAVAIVAAAGLATTITASTAGAADRAVPLPASGFNQPAAVQAEQALTAQTAAALGLGSGEQLKVRDVVKDPDGTEYVRYDRTFNGLKVVGGDLIVKRKGESIGQVTYNRGAKAVEVSTKPTLSQSAALAKGAQAAKFKASGNKGQLVVFVTPAKPVLAYEVVTTGVKPDQTPSVLHSFIDAKTGAVLDQDDEIKTGTGNSMYAGTVTIGTSGSSGNFSMTDASRGGNYTTDLNGSTSGNGTTFTDADDTWGTGAASNRQTAGVDAHYGAQLTWDYYKNVHGRNGIFNNGQGARSRVHYGSSYVNAFWDGTQMTYGDGISNTHPLTAIDVAGHEMSHGVTEATANLDYSGDAGGLNEATSDIFGTMVEWYANNSSDPGDYLIGEKININGDGTPLRYMDKPSKDGASVDCWSTSTGGLDPHYSSGPLNHWFYLASEGTGSKVINGVSYNSTACNGSTFAGVGRDVASKVWYRTLSTKLSSGSTYKDAREGAITSAVELYGADSAQCKGIEAAFSGIAVPAGSAACSGGTTPPPTGDNLLQNPGFESGAVNWTGTAGPVTNNTGRPARTGSWKLWLQGNGRATTENVGQSVAIPASATTATLSFWIRIDTAETTTSTVYDTAKVQVVDGSTTSTLATYSNLNKNTSYVQKTLNLSAYKGKTVTVKFVGQEDSSAQTSFVIDDTSLTAS, encoded by the coding sequence TTGAGACGACTGACATCAGCAGGGGCGGTGGCCATCGTCGCGGCAGCGGGTCTTGCCACGACGATCACCGCTTCGACCGCGGGTGCCGCCGACCGGGCGGTTCCGCTTCCGGCGTCCGGCTTCAACCAGCCCGCCGCCGTCCAGGCCGAACAGGCGCTGACCGCGCAGACGGCCGCAGCCCTCGGTCTCGGCAGTGGCGAGCAGCTCAAGGTTCGCGACGTGGTCAAGGACCCGGACGGTACGGAGTACGTCCGCTACGACCGCACCTTCAACGGCCTGAAGGTCGTCGGCGGTGACCTGATCGTCAAGCGCAAGGGCGAATCGATCGGTCAGGTCACCTACAACCGCGGCGCGAAGGCCGTCGAGGTCTCCACCAAGCCGACTCTGTCCCAGTCGGCTGCGCTCGCGAAGGGCGCGCAGGCCGCGAAGTTCAAGGCCTCCGGCAACAAGGGCCAGTTGGTCGTCTTCGTGACGCCGGCCAAGCCCGTGCTCGCCTACGAGGTCGTCACCACCGGTGTGAAGCCCGACCAGACCCCGTCGGTGCTGCACTCGTTCATCGACGCCAAGACCGGCGCCGTCCTGGACCAGGACGACGAGATCAAGACCGGTACCGGCAACTCGATGTACGCCGGCACCGTCACCATCGGTACGTCGGGCTCGTCCGGCAACTTCTCCATGACCGACGCGAGCCGTGGTGGCAACTACACCACCGACCTGAACGGCTCGACCTCCGGTAACGGCACCACGTTCACCGACGCCGACGACACCTGGGGTACCGGCGCCGCGTCGAACCGCCAGACCGCCGGTGTGGACGCGCACTACGGCGCCCAGCTGACCTGGGACTACTACAAGAACGTCCACGGCCGCAACGGCATCTTCAACAACGGCCAGGGCGCCCGCTCGCGCGTGCACTACGGCAGCTCGTACGTGAACGCGTTCTGGGACGGCACCCAGATGACGTACGGCGACGGGATCAGCAACACCCACCCGCTGACCGCGATCGACGTCGCCGGTCACGAGATGAGCCACGGTGTCACCGAGGCGACCGCCAACCTGGACTACTCCGGTGACGCGGGCGGCCTGAACGAGGCGACCAGCGACATCTTCGGCACCATGGTCGAGTGGTACGCGAACAACTCGAGCGACCCGGGTGACTACCTGATCGGCGAGAAGATCAACATCAACGGCGACGGTACGCCGCTGCGCTACATGGACAAGCCGTCGAAGGACGGCGCCAGTGTGGACTGCTGGTCGACCAGCACCGGCGGGCTCGACCCGCACTACTCGTCCGGCCCGCTGAACCACTGGTTCTACCTGGCCTCCGAGGGCACCGGCAGCAAGGTCATCAACGGTGTGTCCTACAACAGCACCGCCTGCAACGGCTCCACCTTCGCCGGCGTCGGCCGTGACGTGGCGTCGAAGGTCTGGTACCGCACGCTGAGCACCAAGCTCAGCTCGGGCAGCACCTACAAGGACGCTCGTGAGGGTGCGATCACCTCCGCGGTCGAGCTGTACGGCGCTGACTCGGCGCAGTGCAAGGGCATCGAGGCTGCGTTCAGCGGCATCGCGGTCCCGGCGGGTTCCGCCGCCTGCAGTGGCGGCACCACGCCGCCGCCCACCGGCGACAACCTGCTGCAGAACCCGGGCTTCGAGTCCGGCGCGGTGAACTGGACCGGCACCGCCGGCCCGGTCACCAACAACACCGGCCGCCCGGCGCGGACGGGTAGCTGGAAGCTGTGGCTGCAGGGCAACGGCCGCGCCACCACCGAGAACGTCGGCCAGTCGGTCGCGATCCCGGCGTCGGCGACGACCGCGACCCTGTCGTTCTGGATCCGCATCGACACCGCCGAGACCACCACCTCGACGGTGTACGACACGGCGAAGGTGCAGGTCGTCGACGGTTCGACGACGAGCACGCTGGCGACGTACTCGAACCTGAACAAGAACACGTCGTACGTGCAGAAGACGCTGAACCTGTCGGCGTACAAGGGCAAGACCGTCACGGTGAAGTTCGTCGGCCAGGAGGACTCCTCCGCGCAGACCAGCTTCGTCATCGACGACACCTCGCTGACCGCGAGCTGA
- a CDS encoding M28 family metallopeptidase yields the protein MKKLLVAALGTTLAAGALIAHGNVATAAESPDISVTNTKAHLDQLQSIATSNGGNRYTGRPGYKASADYVKAKLDAAGYTTTLQSFSTSAGTSYNVIAEWPHGDANHVVMTGSHLDSVSAGPGINDNGSGSAGVLETALAYAASGQTPRNRLRFGFWGSEELGLLGSKYYVNNLPAAERDKIELYLNFDMIASPNPGYFVYDDNPAGDDARDDLVSYFTSKSVQTEFIDVQGRSDHAAFRSLGIPTAGTFSGAEEIKSSAQATKWGGTAGQAFDACYHRSCDTISNLDLTSLDRQIDAIGYMIWTYAQKDYTGGPPPTGDNLLQNPGFESGTANWTGTTGVITSNTGRPARTGSWKAWLQGNGRSSTENIGQAVAIPAAATAPALSLWVRIDTAETTSSTVYDTIQVQVVNGSTTTTLATYSNLNKSTSYVQKTLDLSPYKGKSVTVKFVGQEDSSLRTSFVIDDVAVTAG from the coding sequence ATGAAGAAGCTCCTCGTCGCCGCGCTCGGCACCACACTGGCGGCCGGCGCGCTGATTGCCCACGGCAACGTCGCTACCGCGGCGGAGTCACCGGACATTTCGGTCACCAACACCAAGGCCCATCTCGACCAGCTGCAGTCGATTGCCACCAGCAACGGCGGCAACCGCTACACGGGCCGGCCGGGCTACAAGGCATCCGCCGACTACGTGAAGGCCAAACTGGACGCGGCCGGTTACACCACCACCTTGCAGTCGTTCAGCACCTCGGCGGGTACGTCGTACAACGTGATCGCGGAGTGGCCGCACGGCGACGCGAACCACGTGGTGATGACCGGCTCACACCTGGACAGCGTCAGCGCGGGTCCGGGGATCAACGACAACGGCTCAGGCAGCGCCGGCGTACTCGAAACCGCCCTCGCTTACGCTGCCAGCGGCCAGACGCCCAGGAACCGGTTGAGGTTCGGGTTCTGGGGTTCCGAGGAGCTCGGGCTGCTCGGTTCGAAGTACTACGTGAACAACCTGCCCGCCGCCGAGCGGGACAAGATCGAGCTGTACCTGAACTTCGACATGATCGCGTCACCGAACCCGGGGTACTTCGTCTACGACGACAACCCGGCCGGTGACGATGCCCGCGACGACCTGGTGTCGTACTTCACCAGCAAGAGCGTGCAGACGGAGTTCATCGACGTGCAGGGCCGGTCCGACCATGCGGCGTTCCGTTCGTTGGGGATCCCAACGGCTGGGACGTTCTCCGGCGCCGAGGAGATCAAGTCGTCGGCCCAGGCCACGAAGTGGGGAGGCACGGCTGGGCAGGCGTTCGACGCCTGCTATCACCGGTCCTGCGACACGATCAGCAACCTGGACCTGACCTCGCTGGACCGCCAGATCGATGCCATCGGCTACATGATCTGGACGTACGCGCAGAAGGACTACACCGGCGGCCCACCACCGACCGGCGACAACCTCCTGCAGAACCCAGGCTTCGAGTCCGGTACGGCGAACTGGACGGGGACGACCGGCGTGATCACCAGCAACACCGGTCGACCGGCCCGCACCGGCAGCTGGAAGGCATGGCTGCAGGGGAACGGCCGGAGCAGCACCGAGAACATCGGTCAGGCGGTGGCGATCCCGGCCGCGGCGACTGCGCCCGCGTTGTCGTTGTGGGTCCGGATCGACACCGCGGAGACCACGTCGTCCACGGTCTACGACACGATCCAGGTGCAGGTCGTCAACGGTTCCACGACGACCACCTTGGCGACGTACTCGAATCTGAACAAGAGTACGTCGTACGTGCAGAAGACGCTGGATCTCTCGCCGTACAAGGGAAAGAGCGTCACGGTGAAGTTCGTCGGCCAGGAGGACTCGTCCTTGCGGACCAGCTTCGTGATCGACGACGTCGCGGTGACCGCCGGCTAG
- a CDS encoding PhoH family protein, translating to MAIHAKASSTSSTPDQRTFVLDTSVLLSDPHAMLRFDEHEVVVPVVVVTELEAKRHHPELGYFARTALRLLDELRILHGRLDAPLPVGEKGGTLRVELNHTDPETLPAGFRLGDNDSRILAVACNFMAEGKDVTLVSKDLPMRVKASACGLQAEEYRAELTLESGWTGMAELEVETHVVDDLYENGAVELPQAGDFPTHTGLVLLSDRGSALGRVMPDKRIRLVRGDREAFGIRGRSAEQRVALDLLLDPDVGIISLGGRAGTGKSALALCAGLESVMERRQHKKVIVFRPLFAVGGQELGYLPGTESEKMGPWAQAVYDTLGALTSGDVIDEVMDRGMLEVLPLTHIRGRSLHDAFVIVDEAQSLERNVLLTVLSRVGANSRVVLTHDVAQRDNLRVGRHDGVVAVVEQLKGHPLFAHVTLTRSERSPIAALVTEMLDDLQL from the coding sequence ATGGCCATCCACGCCAAGGCGTCAAGTACCTCATCCACACCGGACCAGCGCACCTTCGTGCTGGACACTTCGGTGCTCCTCTCGGACCCGCACGCGATGCTGCGGTTCGACGAGCACGAGGTGGTCGTCCCGGTGGTCGTTGTCACCGAATTGGAGGCCAAACGGCATCACCCGGAACTCGGCTACTTCGCCCGCACCGCGCTGCGACTGCTGGACGAGCTCCGGATCCTGCACGGACGTCTGGACGCGCCCCTGCCAGTGGGGGAGAAGGGTGGAACTCTTCGGGTCGAGCTGAATCACACCGACCCGGAGACCCTGCCGGCCGGCTTCCGGCTCGGCGACAACGACAGCCGGATCCTGGCCGTGGCCTGCAACTTCATGGCCGAGGGCAAGGATGTCACGCTGGTCTCGAAGGACCTGCCGATGCGGGTCAAGGCGTCGGCGTGCGGGCTGCAGGCCGAGGAGTACCGCGCCGAGCTGACCCTGGAGTCGGGCTGGACCGGGATGGCCGAGCTCGAGGTCGAGACCCACGTCGTCGACGACCTGTACGAGAACGGCGCGGTCGAACTGCCGCAGGCAGGCGACTTCCCGACCCACACCGGGCTGGTGCTGCTGTCCGACCGGGGCAGCGCGCTCGGCCGGGTGATGCCGGACAAGCGGATCCGGCTGGTTCGCGGCGACCGCGAGGCGTTCGGGATCCGCGGCCGGTCCGCCGAGCAGCGGGTCGCCCTCGACCTGCTGCTGGATCCGGATGTCGGGATCATCTCGCTCGGCGGCCGCGCCGGTACCGGCAAGTCCGCGCTCGCCCTGTGCGCCGGCCTGGAGTCGGTGATGGAGCGGAGGCAGCACAAGAAGGTCATCGTCTTCCGGCCGCTGTTCGCGGTCGGCGGGCAGGAGCTCGGGTACCTGCCGGGCACCGAGTCCGAGAAGATGGGGCCGTGGGCACAGGCCGTCTACGACACGCTGGGCGCACTGACCAGCGGTGACGTGATCGACGAGGTGATGGACCGCGGCATGCTCGAGGTGTTGCCGTTGACCCATATCCGCGGCCGGTCGCTGCACGACGCGTTCGTGATCGTGGACGAGGCCCAGTCGCTGGAGCGGAACGTACTGCTGACGGTCCTCTCCCGGGTCGGGGCGAACTCCCGGGTCGTGCTCACCCACGACGTGGCCCAGCGGGACAACCTCCGGGTCGGCCGGCACGACGGCGTGGTCGCGGTGGTCGAGCAACTGAAGGGCCACCCGCTGTTCGCGCACGTCACCCTGACCCGCTCGGAGCGGTCGCCGATCGCGGCCCTGGTCACGGAGATGCTCGACGATCTCCAGCTGTAA
- a CDS encoding helix-turn-helix domain-containing protein: MTSVNDVSSRLPGPWSEHVAGLLGGALRRLREEILADSEDRFPGLRVSHYRLLEMIPPGGARITDLAEVALMTKQGLGQHVDYLQRLGYVESDRLRADRRVRLVRRTVKGEEAVTHSRTAIERVEQLWSEHLGPERYAAFRETLRELGN; encoded by the coding sequence ATGACTTCCGTCAACGACGTTTCCAGCCGGCTGCCCGGACCGTGGTCCGAGCACGTGGCCGGCTTGCTCGGCGGCGCGCTCAGGCGGCTCCGGGAGGAGATCCTGGCGGACTCGGAAGACCGGTTCCCCGGGCTGCGGGTCTCGCACTACCGCCTGCTCGAGATGATCCCGCCCGGCGGCGCGCGCATCACCGACCTGGCGGAAGTCGCCCTGATGACGAAACAAGGCTTGGGGCAGCACGTCGACTACCTGCAGCGGCTCGGGTACGTCGAGTCCGACCGACTGCGAGCGGATCGCCGAGTCCGCCTGGTCCGCCGTACCGTGAAGGGCGAGGAAGCCGTGACCCACAGCCGCACCGCAATCGAACGCGTCGAACAGCTGTGGTCCGAACACCTAGGCCCCGAACGCTACGCAGCCTTCCGCGAAACCCTCCGAGAACTCGGTAACTAG
- a CDS encoding isoprenyl transferase: protein MRTPGKQKLRDAVYGLYERRLMRSLSPDRIPRHIGVIIDGNRRWARQGGDPVSRGHEAGANKITEFLEWCDDVGVKVVTVWMLSTDNLTRPADELEPLLRIIEQTVEELTTIGRWRIHPVGALDLLPGTTAEALKAAETATHDVDGMLVNVAVGYGGRRELADAVRSLLLEEAAKGMSIEELADRVDVEHIARHLYTKGQPDPDLVIRTSGEQRLGGFLLWQSALSEFYFCEALWPDFRHVDFLRAVRSYAQRERRFGT from the coding sequence ATGCGGACACCTGGCAAACAGAAGCTGCGCGACGCGGTCTACGGCCTGTACGAGCGTCGGCTGATGCGGTCGTTGTCGCCGGACCGGATCCCGCGGCACATCGGCGTCATCATCGACGGCAATCGTCGCTGGGCCCGTCAGGGCGGTGATCCGGTGTCGCGCGGTCACGAGGCGGGCGCCAACAAGATCACCGAGTTCCTCGAGTGGTGCGACGACGTCGGCGTCAAGGTGGTCACGGTGTGGATGCTGTCCACCGACAACCTGACCCGCCCGGCCGACGAGCTGGAGCCGCTGCTGCGGATCATCGAGCAGACCGTCGAGGAGCTGACCACGATCGGCCGCTGGCGGATCCACCCCGTCGGCGCGCTCGACCTGCTGCCCGGGACCACCGCCGAGGCGCTGAAGGCGGCCGAGACGGCCACCCATGACGTCGACGGGATGCTGGTCAACGTCGCAGTCGGGTACGGCGGTCGCCGCGAGCTCGCCGACGCGGTCCGCTCGCTGCTCCTCGAGGAGGCCGCGAAGGGCATGTCGATCGAGGAGCTGGCCGACCGTGTCGACGTCGAGCACATCGCCCGGCATCTGTACACCAAGGGCCAGCCGGACCCCGACCTGGTCATCCGGACATCGGGTGAGCAGCGCCTGGGCGGCTTCCTGCTGTGGCAGAGCGCGCTGAGCGAGTTCTACTTCTGCGAAGCCCTCTGGCCGGACTTCCGGCACGTCGACTTCCTTCGTGCGGTCCGGAGCTACGCCCAGCGAGAGCGTCGCTTCGGCACGTGA
- a CDS encoding thioredoxin domain-containing protein, translated as MANELGRSTSPYLRQHAGNPVEWREWSEQAFAEARERDVPIFLSVGYSACHWCHVMAHESFEDAETAAYLSEQFVSVKVDREERPDVDAIYMAATVAMTGHGGWPMSVFLTPAGEPFFCGTYFPKDARGGMASFRQVLEAITDAWTNRREQLDGIGKRVVEQLGAQQQPTGGAVDLDVAVQLLKTDFDPVDAGFGQAPKFPPSMVLDFLLRHHRRTGDADALAMVAHTCDRMARGGMYDQLAGGFARYSVDGQWVVPHFEKMLYDNALLLDVYTQWWTISADPLAQRIAEETADFLLTELRTPEGGFASALDADTDGEEGKYYAWTPVELHEVLGAEDADWVIELCDVTGTFEHGSSVLQLRKDPDDAERWQPIRRTLAQARSSRTYPGRDDKVVAAWNGLAITALTRAGIVFGKPQYVEAAAAAAGLIRDVHLEGGRLYRTSRDGLRGTADGVLEDYAAFAQGCLTLLGATGEVRWFDAAKSLLDRVLEQFVADGAYFDTAADAEQLVWRPQDPTDNATPSGVSLAAEAFTTLASLTGSVRYENAAAEALKASAAIAERAPRFAGRALAVAETIAGGPLEIAIVGDEPELTRTAFTHAPWGTAIVAGEPGLAVPLMDGRMQRAAYVCQKFTCRLPVTLPEHLRRELRPAD; from the coding sequence ATGGCGAACGAGCTCGGGCGATCGACCAGTCCGTACCTGCGGCAGCACGCGGGGAACCCGGTCGAATGGCGGGAGTGGTCTGAGCAGGCGTTCGCCGAGGCTCGCGAGCGGGACGTGCCGATCTTCCTGTCTGTCGGGTACTCCGCCTGCCACTGGTGTCATGTGATGGCTCATGAGTCGTTCGAGGACGCGGAGACCGCGGCCTACCTGAGCGAGCAGTTCGTGAGCGTGAAGGTGGATCGGGAGGAGCGGCCGGACGTCGATGCCATTTACATGGCGGCGACGGTGGCGATGACCGGGCACGGCGGCTGGCCGATGTCGGTGTTCCTGACACCGGCGGGTGAGCCGTTCTTCTGCGGCACGTACTTCCCGAAGGACGCGCGTGGTGGGATGGCGTCGTTCCGGCAGGTGCTGGAGGCGATCACCGACGCGTGGACGAACCGGCGCGAGCAGCTCGACGGGATCGGGAAGCGGGTGGTCGAGCAGCTCGGCGCACAGCAGCAGCCGACCGGGGGAGCGGTCGACCTGGACGTGGCAGTGCAGCTGCTGAAGACCGATTTCGATCCGGTCGACGCCGGCTTCGGGCAGGCGCCGAAGTTCCCGCCGTCGATGGTGCTCGACTTCCTGCTCCGCCACCATCGCCGTACCGGGGACGCGGACGCGCTCGCGATGGTCGCCCACACCTGCGACCGGATGGCCCGCGGCGGCATGTACGACCAGCTGGCGGGCGGCTTCGCGCGGTACTCCGTCGACGGCCAGTGGGTCGTCCCGCACTTCGAGAAGATGCTGTACGACAACGCGCTCCTCCTCGACGTCTACACGCAGTGGTGGACGATCTCCGCCGACCCGCTCGCGCAGCGCATCGCCGAGGAGACCGCCGACTTCCTCCTCACGGAGCTCCGAACCCCGGAGGGTGGGTTCGCGTCGGCGCTCGACGCGGACACCGATGGGGAAGAGGGCAAGTACTACGCCTGGACGCCGGTCGAACTGCATGAGGTTCTGGGCGCGGAAGATGCCGACTGGGTCATCGAACTCTGCGACGTGACGGGCACGTTCGAGCACGGCAGCTCGGTCCTCCAGTTGCGGAAGGACCCCGACGACGCCGAGCGCTGGCAGCCCATCCGCCGGACGCTCGCGCAGGCGAGGAGCAGTCGGACGTATCCCGGTCGCGACGACAAGGTGGTGGCTGCGTGGAACGGGCTGGCGATCACCGCGCTCACACGGGCGGGCATCGTGTTCGGCAAACCGCAGTACGTCGAGGCTGCTGCCGCCGCGGCCGGATTGATCCGGGACGTGCACCTGGAGGGTGGACGGCTCTACCGGACGTCGCGTGATGGTCTGCGGGGGACAGCGGACGGCGTACTCGAGGACTACGCCGCGTTCGCCCAGGGATGCTTGACCTTGCTGGGGGCGACCGGGGAGGTCCGGTGGTTCGATGCCGCGAAGTCCTTGCTGGACAGGGTTCTGGAGCAATTCGTTGCTGACGGCGCCTACTTTGACACGGCTGCGGATGCCGAGCAGTTGGTGTGGCGGCCGCAGGATCCAACGGACAACGCCACCCCTTCCGGCGTCAGCCTGGCCGCGGAGGCGTTCACCACGCTCGCGAGCCTGACCGGATCGGTCCGGTACGAGAACGCGGCCGCCGAAGCTCTGAAGGCGTCGGCGGCGATCGCCGAGCGGGCGCCGCGGTTCGCCGGCCGGGCCCTCGCGGTCGCCGAGACGATTGCCGGCGGCCCCCTCGAGATCGCGATCGTCGGCGACGAGCCGGAGCTGACCAGGACGGCGTTCACCCACGCGCCGTGGGGTACGGCGATCGTCGCCGGCGAGCCGGGTCTCGCCGTACCGCTGATGGACGGCCGGATGCAGCGCGCCGCGTATGTATGTCAGAAATTCACCTGCCGGCTGCCCGTGACGTTGCCGGAACACCTTCGGCGCGAGTTGCGCCCAGCGGACTGA
- a CDS encoding phosphotransferase: MTALEPLGRDALSDDDLTALVRTITGDPQAVPADVRVEPVDYPIGTPSTESLNRVFGTTAGTATGSSEEWSCFVKKFQSVRHWPMIDMLPPEFRPLFIHNLPWQLEIAVHRSDVADLLPEGMRLPATYRIDVYDDDRATLWMENVVQEWGPWPIDRFERAAYLLGRLSARRQPHLVEPFLPREHVTTPGIGLRFYSEGRVLRAALPALADPQTWRHPLLSAAVCHLGDHRLRDDLVELGERIPAVLDALEALPQCYQHGDASPQNLLVPHDKPDEFVVIDWGFDCPQAVGFDLGQLLIGLAHAGELAPEALPMVHKVILKSFQDGLKVEGMQVSEDEVLYGYLGSLLVRAAFTALPLELFGKSDASPELFEERVQLTRAIVDLVSPVI; this comes from the coding sequence ATGACCGCACTCGAACCGCTCGGGCGAGATGCCCTGTCCGACGACGACCTCACCGCCCTGGTCCGGACGATCACGGGCGACCCACAGGCCGTGCCCGCCGACGTACGGGTCGAGCCGGTCGACTACCCGATCGGCACGCCGAGCACCGAGTCGCTCAACCGCGTCTTCGGCACCACGGCAGGCACCGCGACAGGCTCGTCCGAAGAGTGGTCCTGCTTCGTGAAGAAGTTCCAGTCGGTCCGGCACTGGCCGATGATCGACATGCTGCCCCCGGAGTTCCGCCCGCTCTTCATCCACAACCTGCCCTGGCAGCTGGAGATCGCCGTCCACCGCAGCGACGTCGCGGACCTGCTGCCCGAGGGCATGCGGCTGCCGGCCACGTACCGGATCGATGTGTACGACGACGACCGCGCCACCTTGTGGATGGAGAACGTCGTGCAGGAGTGGGGTCCGTGGCCGATCGACCGGTTCGAGCGGGCGGCGTACCTGCTGGGGCGGCTGTCCGCGCGTCGCCAGCCGCATCTGGTGGAGCCGTTCCTCCCCCGCGAGCACGTCACCACTCCAGGGATCGGACTGCGCTTCTACTCGGAGGGCCGGGTACTGCGGGCCGCACTGCCCGCGCTCGCGGATCCACAGACCTGGCGGCACCCGCTGCTGAGTGCTGCAGTGTGCCACCTGGGCGACCACAGACTGCGTGACGATCTGGTCGAGCTGGGCGAGCGGATCCCCGCCGTGCTGGACGCGCTGGAGGCGTTGCCGCAGTGCTACCAGCACGGCGACGCGAGCCCGCAGAACCTACTGGTGCCGCACGACAAGCCGGACGAGTTCGTGGTGATCGACTGGGGCTTCGACTGCCCACAGGCCGTCGGGTTCGACCTGGGGCAGCTGCTGATCGGACTGGCACACGCCGGCGAGCTGGCACCGGAGGCGCTGCCGATGGTGCACAAGGTCATCCTCAAGTCGTTCCAGGACGGCCTCAAAGTCGAGGGGATGCAGGTGTCCGAGGACGAGGTGCTGTATGGCTATCTGGGCTCGCTACTCGTCCGGGCAGCGTTCACTGCACTGCCTCTGGAGCTGTTCGGCAAGTCCGACGCGTCACCAGAGCTGTTCGAGGAGCGCGTCCAGCTCACCCGAGCGATCGTCGACCTGGTCTCACCCGTCATCTGA
- the trhA gene encoding PAQR family membrane homeostasis protein TrhA, whose product MTATSAQPQEAGHGLSGRLGPLKPKLRGWLHAGTFPFATAAGIVLICLAPHANARLAAAVYTAGAMLLFGISALYHRFYWGPTGEAILRRLDHSNIFLLIAGTYTPLGMVLLHGKDRVLMLSLVWGGAILGILFRIFWLSAPRWIYTPIYLALGWVAIFWMGAIYHTGGAAVVTLIAVGGGLYSIGAVVYGTKRPNPSPRWFGFHEIFHAFTVAAFICHYIAVSIATYRAG is encoded by the coding sequence ATGACCGCTACCAGCGCCCAGCCCCAGGAAGCCGGTCACGGACTGTCCGGCCGACTCGGCCCGCTCAAGCCCAAGCTCCGCGGGTGGCTGCACGCCGGCACGTTTCCGTTCGCCACCGCAGCCGGCATCGTCCTGATCTGCCTGGCACCCCACGCCAACGCCCGGCTCGCCGCCGCGGTCTATACCGCCGGCGCGATGCTGCTGTTCGGCATCTCCGCGCTGTACCACCGGTTCTACTGGGGCCCGACCGGTGAGGCGATCCTGCGCCGGCTCGACCACAGCAACATCTTCCTGCTGATCGCCGGCACCTACACCCCGCTCGGGATGGTGCTCCTGCACGGCAAGGACCGCGTGCTGATGCTCAGCCTGGTCTGGGGCGGCGCCATCCTCGGCATCCTGTTCCGGATCTTCTGGCTGAGCGCCCCGCGCTGGATCTACACCCCGATCTACCTGGCCCTCGGCTGGGTCGCGATCTTCTGGATGGGCGCCATCTACCACACCGGCGGCGCCGCGGTCGTCACCCTGATCGCAGTCGGCGGCGGCCTGTACTCGATCGGCGCAGTCGTCTACGGCACCAAGCGCCCGAACCCATCACCCCGCTGGTTCGGCTTCCACGAAATCTTCCACGCCTTCACCGTGGCCGCCTTCATCTGCCACTACATCGCCGTAAGCATCGCGACGTACCGCGCCGGCTAA
- a CDS encoding nitroreductase family protein has product MPVHPLLASRFSPMWFDSSWTVTDDDVELLLDAARWAPSAGNSQPWAYFVARRGEPEHDRIVKHLARSSARWAPSASLLIVTMAHRYVEDTDWAYSDFADYDLGQSVAHLTLQAHAMDLACRQFRAFDLESLTTDLNPGPGWHVISMIAIGRPAEDPPATRERRSTAELRTAPWD; this is encoded by the coding sequence ATGCCCGTGCACCCGTTGCTCGCCAGCCGCTTCAGCCCGATGTGGTTCGACTCCAGCTGGACCGTCACCGACGACGACGTCGAACTGCTCCTGGACGCGGCCCGCTGGGCACCGTCCGCGGGCAACTCCCAGCCGTGGGCGTACTTCGTCGCCCGCCGCGGCGAGCCCGAGCACGACCGCATCGTCAAACACCTCGCCCGCAGCTCGGCCCGCTGGGCCCCGAGCGCGTCCCTGCTGATCGTGACGATGGCCCACCGGTACGTCGAGGACACGGACTGGGCCTACTCCGACTTCGCCGACTACGACCTCGGCCAGTCAGTCGCCCACCTGACCCTGCAGGCCCACGCCATGGACCTGGCCTGCCGCCAGTTCCGCGCCTTCGACCTCGAATCCCTGACCACCGACCTGAACCCGGGCCCCGGCTGGCACGTCATCTCCATGATCGCCATCGGCCGCCCCGCCGAAGATCCCCCGGCAACCCGCGAGCGCCGCAGTACCGCGGAGCTGCGGACGGCGCCCTGGGACTAG